One part of the Fusobacterium sp. JB019 genome encodes these proteins:
- a CDS encoding transketolase — protein sequence MKDINLLSTKAKEVRKDIIKMITKANSGHPGGSLSATDILTTLYFHEMNVDPKNPKMEGRDRFVLSKGHAAPALYAVLAEKGYFDKEILMTLRQYGSILQGHPDMKKVPGVEISTGSLGQGLSVANGMALNAKIFKEDYRVYAVMGDGEQQEGQIWEAAMTAAHYGLDNICAFVDTNNLQIDGNVDKVMGVEPLTDKWKSFGWHVIEINGHDFDEIISALDEAKTVKNKPTVVIARTTKGKGVSFMENVCGFHGKAPTQEQAVQALEELNK from the coding sequence ATGAAGGATATTAATCTTTTATCAACAAAAGCAAAAGAAGTAAGAAAAGACATTATTAAAATGATCACCAAAGCAAATTCTGGTCATCCAGGAGGATCACTTTCAGCTACTGATATATTAACAACATTATATTTTCATGAAATGAACGTAGATCCTAAAAATCCAAAAATGGAGGGAAGAGATAGATTTGTATTATCTAAAGGACATGCAGCTCCAGCATTATACGCTGTACTAGCAGAAAAAGGATATTTTGACAAAGAAATCCTTATGACTTTAAGACAATATGGTTCTATATTACAAGGACATCCAGATATGAAAAAAGTACCAGGAGTTGAAATTTCAACAGGTTCTTTAGGACAAGGTCTTTCTGTTGCAAATGGAATGGCGTTAAATGCTAAAATTTTTAAAGAAGATTACAGAGTTTATGCTGTAATGGGAGATGGAGAACAACAAGAAGGTCAAATATGGGAGGCTGCGATGACAGCTGCACATTATGGACTTGATAATATATGTGCTTTTGTAGATACTAATAATCTTCAAATTGATGGAAACGTAGATAAAGTAATGGGTGTAGAACCTTTAACTGATAAATGGAAATCTTTTGGATGGCATGTAATTGAAATAAATGGTCATGATTTTGATGAAATAATATCTGCTTTAGATGAAGCTAAAACAGTTAAAAATAAACCAACTGTTGTAATTGCTAGAACTACTAAAGGTAAGGGAGTTTCTTTTATGGAAAATGTATGTGGATTCCATGGAAAAGCGCCTACACAAGAACAAGCAGTACAAGCTTTAGAAGAATTAAATAAATAA
- the nusB gene encoding transcription antitermination factor NusB, whose protein sequence is MSRRAAREDLFKIIFEAEMKEESAKDIYSDYLTREEGKKINENEREFIEQYVKGIEDHSEEILDSINSKMEGWSYDRIGIVEKALLKSAVYELMFEKTPKEVVINEVVELAKKYGDTKSYEFLNGVLAKVL, encoded by the coding sequence ATGAGCAGAAGAGCAGCAAGAGAAGATTTATTTAAGATTATATTTGAAGCAGAAATGAAAGAAGAATCAGCAAAAGATATTTACTCTGATTACCTTACAAGAGAAGAAGGGAAAAAAATAAACGAAAATGAAAGAGAATTTATAGAACAATATGTAAAAGGAATTGAAGATCATAGTGAAGAGATTTTAGATTCTATAAATTCTAAAATGGAAGGTTGGAGTTATGATAGAATAGGAATTGTAGAAAAAGCTCTTCTGAAATCTGCAGTTTATGAATTGATGTTTGAAAAAACTCCAAAAGAAGTTGTAATTAATGAAGTTGTAGAGTTAGCTAAAAAATATGGAGATACAAAGTCATATGAATTTTTAAATGGAGTTTTAGCTAAGGTTTTATAA
- a CDS encoding DUF2273 domain-containing protein, whose translation MLDEFIILIMENKRKVLGAIVGFIIAILVLIFGFFSTLFIILLTIIGYIVSDNEEVRNYFNNILERFRK comes from the coding sequence ATGTTAGACGAGTTTATTATCTTAATAATGGAAAATAAAAGGAAAGTTTTAGGAGCTATAGTTGGATTTATTATAGCAATTTTAGTTCTTATTTTTGGATTTTTTTCCACATTGTTTATTATATTACTAACAATAATAGGTTATATAGTAAGTGATAATGAAGAAGTTAGAAATTATTTTAATAATATATTAGAAAGATTTAGAAAATAA
- the amaP gene encoding alkaline shock response membrane anchor protein AmaP produces the protein MFKKFLFFIAWLGMLILASLGIVYVFVPKYLITFQEDVFFRNVLILTISIIYIFIVIIKFISLFKKEEGYIIKGELGTVNISLDSIKGVIKEILSPDREIRNIKIVCGKKRKKHYILINLDMLTNRSIAEKSEELQKKIKSELQDKLELDIEVIEIKIKKVSLKVKEN, from the coding sequence ATGTTTAAAAAGTTTTTGTTTTTTATAGCTTGGTTAGGAATGCTTATATTAGCTTCTTTAGGGATAGTATATGTGTTTGTTCCTAAATATTTAATTACTTTTCAAGAAGATGTATTTTTTAGAAATGTGTTAATTTTAACAATTTCAATAATATATATATTTATAGTAATAATTAAGTTTATTTCTTTGTTTAAAAAAGAAGAAGGATATATTATAAAGGGTGAATTAGGAACTGTAAATATTTCATTAGATTCAATTAAAGGAGTTATAAAAGAAATATTATCACCAGATAGAGAAATAAGAAATATAAAGATAGTATGTGGTAAGAAAAGAAAAAAACATTACATATTAATTAATTTAGATATGCTAACTAATAGAAGTATAGCTGAAAAAAGTGAAGAGTTACAAAAAAAGATAAAATCAGAGTTACAAGATAAATTAGAATTAGATATAGAAGTGATAGAAATAAAAATAAAAAAAGTTTCCTTAAAAGTTAAAGAGAATTAA
- a CDS encoding Asp23/Gls24 family envelope stress response protein, which yields MGNLGNIKIADDVVRTIAAKATEDVDGVYKLAGGVAGEVSKMLGKKRTTTGIKVEVGEKECSIDTYIIIKYGYHISEVAKNVQEAVLKAVSELTALTVVEVNVFIQDIKIEETVEILEENA from the coding sequence ATGGGTAACTTAGGAAATATAAAAATAGCAGATGATGTGGTTAGAACCATTGCCGCTAAAGCTACTGAAGATGTTGATGGTGTATATAAATTAGCAGGAGGAGTAGCTGGAGAAGTTAGCAAAATGCTAGGTAAAAAAAGAACAACAACAGGAATAAAAGTTGAAGTTGGAGAAAAAGAATGTAGTATAGACACTTATATAATAATAAAATATGGATATCATATTTCAGAAGTTGCTAAAAATGTTCAAGAGGCAGTATTAAAAGCTGTTTCTGAGTTAACTGCTTTAACAGTAGTTGAAGTTAATGTATTTATTCAAGATATAAAGATAGAGGAAACTGTAGAAATTTTAGAAGAAAATGCATAA
- the accC gene encoding acetyl-CoA carboxylase biotin carboxylase subunit has translation MKKILIANRGEIAIRIIRAAKELGIKTVAVYSEADKDSLHVQMADEAVCIGAASAVDSYLKIPNIIAAAEITGADAIHPGYGFLAENARFAKICRIHELIYIGPNHECIKNMGDKATAREKAIENNVPVTNGTGIITNVEEAKKEIEERIGYPVMIKATAGGGGKGMRIARNDEELERNMVAAQNEAEAAFNNPDVFVEKYVENPKHVEIQIIGDKHGNVIHLGERNCSIQRKNQKLIEESPSFKLPEKVRKEMGDAAVRLAKAINYDSAGTFEFLLDQDNNFYFMEMNTRIQVEHTVTEAVTGLDIIKLQIVLAEGDILNMTQEDIVPYGHAIECRINAEDTEHGFLPCPGKITKYVTPGGIGIRIDSHTYQGYEISPYYDSMIGKIIAFGIDREEAIARMKRALNEFIIEGVETTIPFHLKVLENENYKKGNVTTAFIEKEFGL, from the coding sequence TTGAAGAAAATACTTATTGCGAATAGAGGAGAAATAGCTATAAGGATAATAAGAGCAGCTAAAGAATTAGGAATAAAAACAGTTGCAGTTTATTCAGAGGCTGATAAGGATAGTTTACATGTTCAAATGGCAGATGAAGCCGTATGTATAGGAGCAGCTTCAGCTGTAGATTCTTATTTGAAAATTCCTAATATAATTGCAGCGGCAGAAATAACTGGAGCAGATGCTATTCATCCAGGATATGGATTTTTAGCTGAAAATGCAAGATTTGCTAAAATTTGTAGAATACATGAATTAATTTACATTGGACCTAATCATGAGTGCATAAAAAATATGGGAGATAAGGCTACCGCAAGAGAAAAAGCAATAGAAAATAATGTTCCTGTAACAAATGGAACAGGTATAATAACAAATGTTGAAGAAGCAAAAAAAGAAATAGAAGAAAGAATTGGATATCCAGTAATGATTAAAGCTACTGCTGGTGGCGGTGGAAAAGGAATGAGGATAGCTAGAAATGATGAGGAATTAGAAAGAAATATGGTTGCAGCTCAAAATGAAGCAGAGGCAGCATTTAATAATCCAGACGTATTTGTAGAGAAATATGTTGAAAATCCTAAACATGTTGAAATTCAGATTATAGGAGATAAACATGGGAATGTAATACATTTAGGAGAAAGAAATTGTTCTATCCAAAGAAAAAATCAAAAATTAATAGAGGAATCTCCATCATTTAAATTACCTGAAAAGGTAAGAAAAGAAATGGGAGATGCAGCAGTAAGACTTGCAAAAGCTATTAATTATGATTCAGCAGGAACTTTTGAATTTTTGCTAGATCAAGATAATAATTTTTATTTTATGGAGATGAACACTAGAATACAAGTGGAACATACAGTAACTGAAGCTGTAACTGGTTTAGATATAATAAAATTACAAATAGTATTAGCTGAGGGAGATATACTAAATATGACTCAAGAGGATATAGTTCCTTATGGTCATGCAATAGAGTGTAGAATAAATGCAGAGGATACAGAGCATGGATTTTTACCATGTCCTGGGAAAATAACTAAATATGTAACTCCAGGAGGAATAGGAATAAGAATAGATTCTCATACATATCAAGGATATGAAATATCACCTTATTATGATTCAATGATAGGTAAAATAATTGCTTTTGGTATAGATAGAGAAGAAGCTATTGCAAGAATGAAGAGAGCTTTAAATGAATTTATAATTGAAGGTGTAGAAACAACAATACCTTTTCATTTAAAAGTTCTAGAAAATGAAAATTATAAAAAAGGAAATGTAACAACTGCTTTCATTGAAAAGGAATTTGGGTTATAA
- a CDS encoding biotin/lipoyl-containing protein — MEKEEIMIDELVRILADKNLSEINYEAEELKIKIKKDLIEEVEEEVILEEEIVKEEEVFEYIKSTNIGKFYFFDKNGVPLVSVGQPIKIGQVIGYISTVGIKTPMKSDKAGVVEEILLKNGDTTDYGKALIKIK; from the coding sequence GTGGAAAAAGAAGAAATAATGATAGATGAATTAGTTAGGATATTAGCTGATAAGAACCTATCTGAAATAAATTATGAAGCGGAAGAACTAAAAATAAAAATAAAAAAAGATTTAATAGAGGAAGTTGAAGAGGAAGTTATTTTAGAAGAAGAAATAGTAAAAGAAGAGGAAGTTTTTGAATATATAAAATCAACTAATATAGGGAAGTTTTATTTCTTTGATAAAAATGGAGTTCCATTAGTTAGCGTAGGACAACCAATAAAGATAGGACAAGTAATAGGTTACATATCAACAGTTGGAATTAAAACTCCTATGAAGTCTGATAAAGCTGGTGTTGTAGAAGAAATTTTATTGAAAAATGGAGATACAACTGATTATGGAAAAGCTTTAATAAAAATCAAATAA
- a CDS encoding DNA polymerase III subunit alpha, whose amino-acid sequence MENRFTHLHLHTEYSLLDGVGKISEYISKAKELKMRSIGITDHGNMFGAIEMYKKAIENGIKPIIGIEAYVAENGMKNKEGRIFHVVLLAKNNEGYKNLIKISSQAYIEGFYYKPRTDKEFLKKHREGVICLSACMQGEISRRILDEESSEKINAAIEDYIEIFGKEDFYIELQNNGFLIQEELNKKLFQLANKFQVKTVATNDTHYVNKGDHVLQDIMLCIQTGSRINDEKRMKIETEELYLKTREEMIEALGQEYIEAIDNTNEISDKCNVQIEFGKFKFPYYVIPKDQSNIENYLKTLVYEGLKKRYPLGLNESIIERIEYEISIINKMGYAGYFVVVWDFISFAKKRGIPIGPGRGSAAGSLVAYALGITELDPLKYNLIFERFLNPERISMPDIDIDICQERRQELIEYVVKKYGSDKVAQIITFGTLKARAAIRDVGRVLNIQLSKIDKVAKLIPFNYSIKEALKNVKELNEIYKTDNEIKMVLDFSGRLENKVRHTSIHAAGIVITKDPLNETVPLYSDKDSSISTQYQMKELEELGLLKMDFLGLKNLTNIQRTIDYVKEDLKKEIKLEEIPLNSEEVYKLLSNGDTLGVFQCESKGIRKILRKLKPDRFEDIIALLALYRPGPLGSGMVDNFINCKNGREEIKYPHNSLKEILEETYGVILYQEQVMKIANIMANYSLGEADLLRRAMGKKNIYIMEENKEKFIERSIKNGYTEEKANEIFHLIDKFAGYGFNKSHSAAYALIAYWTAYLKALYPKYYFAAIMSSGMKDIENIAGYIEDARRHQVKVKFPNVNKAASRFLVDREGIVFALSAIKNLGIKVSEGIKQEVEENGEYKTFDEFIFRTKKYGINKKGLEALVYSGALDCLEGNRKAKIESISKGIDYANKRLKEDEIQQMNLFGEAKSTITSFSMSQVEEFKLEEKLKKEKEFLGFYLSANPLDVYKNIISTYRVDNIESIKDGEENKIVDIVGIIYNIKKVVTKRTGEVMGIFDIEDYTDLIQGIIFPRDFNKYSSDFIEGKAAFLSGSIKADYFNGNETKKFIVKSLIDVNKLGFLNNKKVYILLKENEKHKFLKLKDILKRYRGKSTLFFAMKKDNKKVVKDSKVKVFPSLNFINEVVDLLGKDSLVIK is encoded by the coding sequence ATGGAAAATAGATTTACTCATTTACATTTACATACAGAGTATAGTCTTCTTGATGGTGTCGGAAAGATTTCAGAATATATAAGTAAAGCCAAAGAATTAAAAATGAGAAGTATTGGTATAACTGATCATGGGAATATGTTCGGGGCAATAGAAATGTATAAAAAAGCCATTGAAAATGGCATTAAGCCTATAATAGGTATAGAAGCTTATGTCGCTGAGAATGGAATGAAAAATAAAGAAGGTAGAATTTTTCATGTTGTTTTATTGGCTAAAAATAATGAAGGATATAAAAATTTAATAAAAATAAGTTCCCAAGCCTATATTGAAGGATTTTATTATAAACCTAGAACAGATAAAGAATTTTTAAAGAAGCATAGGGAAGGTGTTATTTGTCTATCAGCTTGTATGCAAGGAGAAATTTCTAGAAGAATTCTAGATGAAGAATCTTCAGAAAAAATAAATGCAGCGATAGAAGATTATATAGAAATTTTTGGAAAAGAAGATTTTTATATAGAATTACAAAATAATGGGTTTTTAATTCAAGAAGAATTAAATAAAAAATTATTTCAGTTAGCTAATAAATTTCAAGTGAAAACAGTAGCAACAAATGATACTCATTATGTTAATAAAGGGGATCATGTATTACAAGATATAATGCTTTGTATCCAAACAGGTTCTAGAATAAATGATGAAAAAAGAATGAAAATAGAAACAGAAGAATTATATTTAAAAACTAGAGAAGAAATGATAGAAGCTTTAGGTCAAGAATATATAGAGGCTATTGATAATACTAATGAAATTAGTGATAAATGTAATGTTCAAATTGAATTTGGAAAATTTAAGTTTCCTTACTATGTAATTCCAAAAGATCAAAGTAATATAGAAAATTATTTGAAAACTTTAGTTTATGAAGGATTAAAAAAAAGATATCCCTTAGGTCTTAATGAGAGTATAATAGAGCGTATAGAATATGAAATATCCATTATAAATAAGATGGGATATGCTGGGTATTTTGTTGTTGTATGGGATTTTATAAGTTTTGCCAAAAAAAGAGGAATACCTATTGGTCCAGGAAGAGGATCAGCAGCAGGAAGTTTAGTTGCTTATGCTTTAGGAATAACAGAATTAGATCCTTTGAAGTATAATTTGATTTTTGAAAGATTTTTAAATCCAGAAAGAATATCTATGCCAGATATAGATATAGATATTTGTCAGGAAAGAAGACAAGAATTAATAGAATATGTAGTTAAAAAATATGGTAGTGATAAAGTAGCTCAAATTATAACTTTCGGAACTTTAAAGGCTAGAGCAGCAATAAGAGATGTAGGAAGAGTTTTAAATATACAACTTTCAAAAATTGATAAAGTGGCTAAATTAATTCCTTTTAATTATTCTATTAAAGAGGCATTAAAAAATGTAAAAGAATTAAATGAAATTTATAAAACTGATAATGAAATAAAAATGGTATTAGATTTTTCTGGTAGATTAGAAAATAAAGTTAGACATACTTCTATTCATGCTGCAGGAATAGTTATTACAAAAGATCCTCTAAATGAAACTGTACCTCTTTATTCAGACAAAGATTCATCGATCTCAACTCAATATCAAATGAAAGAATTGGAAGAATTAGGACTTTTGAAAATGGATTTTTTAGGTTTGAAAAATCTAACAAATATCCAAAGGACGATAGATTATGTAAAAGAAGATTTGAAAAAAGAAATAAAGTTAGAAGAAATTCCTTTAAATAGTGAAGAGGTTTATAAATTACTTTCTAATGGAGATACATTAGGAGTTTTTCAGTGCGAATCTAAAGGAATAAGAAAAATACTTAGAAAATTAAAGCCAGATAGATTTGAAGATATAATAGCATTGTTAGCTTTATATAGACCGGGACCATTAGGATCTGGGATGGTTGATAATTTTATTAATTGTAAAAATGGGAGAGAAGAAATTAAATATCCTCATAATTCTTTAAAAGAAATATTAGAAGAAACTTATGGGGTAATACTTTATCAAGAACAAGTTATGAAAATAGCTAATATCATGGCTAATTATTCTTTAGGAGAAGCAGATTTATTAAGAAGAGCCATGGGAAAAAAGAATATTTATATAATGGAAGAAAACAAAGAAAAATTTATAGAACGTTCTATAAAAAATGGTTATACAGAAGAGAAAGCAAATGAAATATTTCATCTAATAGATAAATTTGCAGGCTATGGATTCAATAAATCGCATTCAGCTGCCTATGCTCTGATTGCATATTGGACAGCATATTTAAAAGCTTTATATCCTAAGTATTATTTTGCAGCAATCATGAGTTCAGGAATGAAGGATATAGAAAATATTGCAGGGTATATTGAAGATGCAAGAAGACATCAAGTTAAGGTTAAATTTCCAAATGTAAATAAAGCAGCTTCTAGATTCTTAGTTGATAGGGAAGGTATAGTATTTGCTCTTTCAGCAATAAAAAATTTAGGAATAAAAGTTTCTGAAGGAATAAAGCAAGAAGTTGAGGAAAACGGAGAGTATAAAACTTTTGATGAATTTATTTTTAGAACTAAAAAATATGGTATCAATAAAAAAGGTTTAGAAGCTCTTGTTTATTCAGGAGCATTAGATTGTCTAGAAGGAAATAGGAAAGCTAAAATAGAGTCTATTTCTAAAGGAATTGATTATGCAAATAAAAGATTAAAAGAAGATGAAATTCAGCAAATGAATTTATTTGGAGAAGCAAAATCTACAATAACTAGTTTTTCCATGTCTCAAGTGGAAGAGTTTAAATTAGAAGAAAAATTGAAAAAAGAAAAAGAATTTTTAGGATTTTATTTAAGTGCAAATCCATTAGATGTTTATAAAAATATAATCTCTACTTATCGTGTAGATAATATAGAAAGTATAAAAGATGGGGAAGAAAATAAGATTGTGGATATAGTCGGAATTATTTATAATATAAAAAAGGTTGTGACTAAAAGAACTGGAGAAGTAATGGGGATATTTGATATTGAGGATTATACAGACTTAATTCAAGGAATAATATTTCCAAGAGATTTTAATAAATATTCTTCAGATTTCATAGAAGGAAAAGCAGCATTTCTTTCAGGAAGTATTAAAGCAGATTATTTTAATGGAAATGAAACAAAAAAGTTTATAGTTAAAAGTTTAATAGATGTGAATAAATTAGGTTTTTTAAATAATAAAAAAGTTTATATATTGCTTAAGGAAAATGAGAAACATAAATTTTTAAAATTAAAAGATATATTAAAAAGGTATAGAGGGAAATCAACTCTTTTCTTTGCAATGAAAAAAGATAATAAAAAAGTGGTGAAGGATTCAAAAGTTAAAGTATTTCCTTCGTTAAATTTTATAAACGAAGTTGTGGATTTATTGGGAAAAGATAGCTTGGTGATTAAATAA
- a CDS encoding DEAD/DEAH box helicase has translation MKLKTEKEIYFMLIIDNDGDYIVPVSKEKDEITDFSNFQIENENIEKLVSLLKETKEDDFFVGWGEIRKELYFEQVSEIAEYLKEIDNFVDENFNKILWSLEENSLSLILEESEEEGKLDSKLVLNNKYFDFKILNEHLIFRKGIIYNFKELFLDTSLLEDLNISIDKNDIEVFLSLANNYVNDIEINYLDYKVEKKLELKGIPQLVIDKISQDNSLYLKINILYSSISDEFIRKNNLEEIIIINNLEKKISKSRVDLEKTNEFIDEIIKIITKHQKNLGIRYGYFLDEDNLLIIQEKLAKEFVKKDLLQLAGKYKVIGTDKLKKYSIKVAKPKLVGKLKHSIDFLEGELELEIGEEKFSIADILSTLKKDSYIVLGDGTNAIINKKYIEKLEKVFKIDQDKKVKISFFDLPIVDEMINDKILKTEINKRKDFFLGINNLESKKIRLPKINATLRKYQEYGCKWLAYLISNNLGGCLADDMGLGKTLQAIVLINKIHTRANKKTLVVMPKSLVYNWESEIKKFSPNLNTGIYYGSNRNLEEIMNSEVILTTYGTVRNDIEKVKKLKFDLVILDESQNIKNINAQTTKAVMLLNSKNRIALSGTPVENNLGELYSLFRFLNPSMFGTAEEFNRFYAVPIHRDNDQEAINELRKKIYPFILRRIKKEVLKDLPDKIEKVVYIEMNPNQKKYYEERRMYYYNMVHENIKVKGFNKSQFYILQALNELRQITSCPEIKNSSIVSSKKTVVIENIIEAVKNNHKVLVFANYINSIDGICKELEKNEIKYLSMTGATKDRHILVDKFQTDSKYKVFVMTLKTGGVGLNLTAADTIFIYDPWWNKTVENQAVDRAYRLGQDRTVFSYKMILKDTIEEKILKLQETKTQLVESLISDEGAAVKNLNEEDIEFILGS, from the coding sequence ATGAAATTAAAAACGGAAAAAGAAATTTATTTTATGCTTATTATAGATAATGATGGAGATTATATTGTTCCAGTTTCTAAAGAAAAAGACGAAATAACAGATTTTAGCAATTTTCAAATTGAAAATGAAAATATAGAAAAATTAGTCTCGTTATTAAAAGAAACTAAAGAAGATGATTTTTTTGTTGGATGGGGAGAAATTAGAAAAGAACTATATTTCGAACAAGTTTCAGAGATAGCTGAATATTTAAAAGAAATTGATAATTTTGTGGATGAGAATTTCAATAAAATTTTATGGAGTTTAGAAGAAAATAGTTTAAGTTTAATCTTAGAAGAATCAGAAGAAGAGGGAAAATTAGATTCAAAATTAGTTTTAAATAATAAATATTTTGATTTTAAGATTTTAAATGAACATTTAATTTTTAGGAAAGGTATAATATATAATTTCAAAGAATTATTTTTAGATACAAGTTTATTAGAAGATTTAAATATAAGTATTGATAAAAATGATATAGAGGTTTTTCTATCTTTAGCTAATAATTATGTCAATGATATAGAAATAAATTATTTAGATTATAAGGTTGAAAAAAAATTAGAATTAAAAGGAATTCCCCAATTAGTAATTGATAAAATTTCCCAGGATAACAGTCTTTATTTAAAGATAAATATATTATATTCCTCTATTTCTGATGAATTTATACGGAAGAATAATTTAGAGGAAATTATAATTATTAATAATTTGGAAAAGAAAATATCTAAGAGTAGAGTTGATTTGGAAAAAACAAATGAATTTATTGATGAAATAATAAAAATTATAACAAAGCATCAGAAAAATTTAGGAATAAGATATGGTTATTTTTTAGATGAAGATAATTTACTTATAATACAAGAAAAATTAGCGAAAGAATTTGTAAAAAAAGATTTGTTGCAATTAGCAGGTAAGTATAAGGTAATTGGAACAGATAAACTTAAAAAATATAGCATTAAAGTTGCGAAACCTAAGTTAGTTGGAAAGTTAAAACATTCTATAGATTTTTTAGAAGGAGAATTAGAATTAGAGATAGGAGAAGAAAAGTTTAGTATAGCTGACATATTATCCACTTTAAAAAAGGACTCTTATATTGTTTTAGGAGATGGAACTAACGCTATAATTAATAAAAAATATATAGAGAAATTGGAAAAAGTTTTTAAAATAGATCAAGATAAAAAAGTGAAAATATCATTTTTTGATTTACCTATAGTCGATGAGATGATTAATGATAAAATTTTAAAAACAGAAATAAACAAAAGAAAAGATTTTTTCTTAGGAATAAATAATTTAGAAAGTAAAAAAATAAGATTGCCTAAAATAAATGCAACGTTAAGAAAGTATCAAGAATATGGTTGTAAATGGTTAGCTTATTTAATAAGTAACAATTTAGGCGGTTGTTTAGCTGATGATATGGGACTTGGGAAAACCTTGCAAGCAATTGTGTTAATAAATAAAATACATACACGAGCTAATAAAAAAACTCTAGTTGTTATGCCTAAAAGTTTAGTATATAACTGGGAAAGTGAAATAAAAAAGTTTAGTCCTAATTTAAATACTGGAATTTATTATGGAAGTAATAGAAATTTAGAAGAAATAATGAATAGTGAAGTTATTTTAACGACTTATGGGACAGTAAGAAATGATATAGAGAAAGTAAAAAAATTGAAATTTGATTTAGTTATACTAGATGAATCTCAAAATATAAAAAATATAAATGCCCAGACAACAAAGGCTGTTATGCTTTTAAATTCTAAGAATAGAATAGCTTTATCTGGAACTCCTGTTGAGAATAATTTGGGAGAATTGTATTCTTTATTTAGGTTTCTAAATCCTTCAATGTTTGGAACAGCTGAAGAGTTTAATAGGTTTTATGCAGTTCCTATACATAGGGATAATGATCAAGAGGCTATTAATGAATTAAGAAAAAAAATATATCCATTTATTTTAAGAAGAATAAAAAAAGAAGTATTGAAAGATTTACCAGATAAAATAGAAAAAGTAGTATACATTGAAATGAATCCAAATCAAAAAAAATATTACGAAGAAAGAAGAATGTATTATTATAATATGGTTCATGAGAATATAAAAGTAAAAGGATTTAATAAATCGCAATTTTATATTCTTCAAGCATTAAATGAATTAAGACAAATTACAAGTTGTCCAGAAATTAAAAATTCATCTATTGTTTCAAGTAAAAAGACAGTTGTTATAGAAAATATAATAGAAGCGGTAAAAAATAATCATAAGGTTTTAGTTTTTGCTAATTATATTAATTCTATAGATGGGATTTGTAAAGAATTAGAAAAAAATGAAATAAAATATTTATCAATGACAGGAGCTACTAAAGATAGGCATATATTAGTTGACAAATTTCAAACAGATTCTAAATATAAAGTATTTGTAATGACCTTAAAAACAGGAGGAGTTGGTCTTAATTTAACTGCAGCAGATACAATATTTATTTATGATCCATGGTGGAATAAAACTGTTGAAAATCAGGCAGTGGATAGAGCATATAGATTAGGACAAGATAGAACAGTCTTTTCATATAAAATGATTCTTAAAGATACAATAGAGGAAAAAATCTTAAAATTACAAGAAACAAAAACTCAATTGGTTGAAAGTTTGATATCAGATGAAGGGGCAGCAGTTAAAAATTTAAATGAAGAAGATATAGAGTTTATATTAGGTAGTTAA